A segment of the Streptomyces sp. Tu 2975 genome:
ATGAACGCCGGGTATTTCGACGGACAGGCGCATCCGGACGTGTCCTTATTGGCGCTGGGCGCGCGCCTGGGCTACACGGTGCTGGCGCTGGACCGTCCCGGCTATGGCGCCTCGGCCGCACACCTGCCCGAAGGGCAACGGCTGACCACGCAGGCAGCCACCGTGCGCTGCGCCGTCCAGGCGTTTACCGCACGCCGTGCACCTGGTGCAGGCACGTTCATGCTGGCGCATTCGTTCGGGGCGAAGGTGGCCTTCGCCGCCGTTGCCGACTGGGACACGGACCTGCTGGGCCTGGACGTCTCCGGGTGCGGGCGCCGACTGGCCGCGAGCACCAGCCTCACCGGCTCTGACCGTGGGGGGAGGGGGAGCCTGCGGCGACTGAACTGGGGGCCGCTGAGCTTGTATCCACCGGAGACATTCCGGGCAAGCCAGTCCGTGGTAGCGCCCATGCCTGCACGTGAGACCAGCACCGTGGCCGGCTGGTTGCGCCTCTCGGCTGCCATCCTGCCGCGCGTCCGCGTCCCCGTTCGGCTCACTTTCGCCGAACATGAAGCATGGTGGTGCCACGGCGAGAACGACCTCGCCGACCTGGCCGCGCTGCTGTCCGCCGCCCCGCGGATCGTCACCGACCGCCTGCCGCAGGCCGGCCACAACATCAGCCTCGGCTGGGCCGCCCGCGCCTACCACCTGAAGGCCCTCGCCTTCTTCGAAGAGTGCCTGACTGCCAAGGACACACAGCGGCAGGCGGACAGCAGCAAATCACGTTCACACTGACTCGAAGATCCATACGGGACGAGCCTTGGACCGGAGCGGTCGCGCGTATGCGCGTGGCCCGCTCCGGCCTCGGCCTCAGGTGTCAGAATCCGGTCTCGTAGTAGAGATCGTCCAGCAGCACGGCGTTGGCCTTCGCGCCTCTGAACGGCGCTCGCCAGTCGCCGGTGCCCGCGTAGAAGTACGACCCGGTGCTCGTTCCTTGTTTCAGCGCGAGCAGGTCGGGGCGGCCGTCGCCGTTGCCGTCACCGATGCCGATGAGGTCTTTGTACGTGTTCCAGCCCGCACCGATCTTCGTGCGGGTGGCGAAGGTGCCGTCGCCCTTGCCGAGGTAGAGCCAGAGGACACCGCCCTTGTCGCGTGCGACGAGGTCTCCGGCCGCTGCGCCGGCGAGGTTGCCCGCGGCGGTGAGCTGGTTGTAGATCCCCCAGCCGCCGCCGATCTTCTTCCGCGCGGAGAAGGGGGCCTTGACGTTGCCGGTA
Coding sequences within it:
- a CDS encoding alpha/beta fold hydrolase, encoding MRSAAAAEPCQWGSSPGVHPITLDAGGISLSGLCSEPAQETPRAVIIALHGGGMNAGYFDGQAHPDVSLLALGARLGYTVLALDRPGYGASAAHLPEGQRLTTQAATVRCAVQAFTARRAPGAGTFMLAHSFGAKVAFAAVADWDTDLLGLDVSGCGRRLAASTSLTGSDRGGRGSLRRLNWGPLSLYPPETFRASQSVVAPMPARETSTVAGWLRLSAAILPRVRVPVRLTFAEHEAWWCHGENDLADLAALLSAAPRIVTDRLPQAGHNISLGWAARAYHLKALAFFEECLTAKDTQRQADSSKSRSH